One Actinomadura viridis genomic region harbors:
- a CDS encoding DUF3097 domain-containing protein — MRSKDYGDDVLSGGRRRPREGTVPEIAAETGLVAEDPDSGFCGAVVACDRLGVTLEDRFGKRRVFPLTKAGFLIDGRPVTLVRPPAQGPGGAAGRPARSASGSIAVRGLRARVAKESRIYVEGVHDAELVEKIWGHDLRVEGVVVEYLEGVDDLPAIVAEFEPGPGRRLGVLVDHLVEGSKESRIAARVTSPHVLVTGHPFIDVWEAVKPSAVGIPAWPRVPRGVPWKEGVLSALGWGDDVRAGWERILGSVTSFTDLEPALLGRVEELIDFVTVHPD, encoded by the coding sequence GTGCGAAGCAAGGACTATGGCGACGACGTCCTGTCGGGCGGCCGGCGGCGCCCCCGCGAGGGCACCGTCCCCGAGATCGCGGCCGAGACCGGCCTGGTGGCGGAGGATCCCGACAGCGGTTTCTGCGGCGCGGTGGTCGCCTGCGACCGGCTCGGCGTGACGCTGGAGGACCGGTTCGGCAAGCGGCGCGTGTTCCCGCTCACCAAGGCAGGTTTCCTGATCGACGGGCGCCCGGTGACGCTCGTCCGGCCGCCCGCCCAGGGCCCGGGAGGCGCCGCGGGGCGCCCGGCCCGTTCCGCCTCGGGGTCGATCGCGGTACGCGGCCTGCGCGCCCGGGTGGCCAAGGAGAGCCGCATCTACGTGGAGGGCGTCCACGACGCCGAGCTGGTCGAGAAGATCTGGGGTCACGACCTGCGCGTCGAGGGCGTCGTCGTGGAGTACCTGGAGGGCGTCGACGACCTCCCGGCCATCGTCGCCGAGTTCGAGCCCGGCCCCGGCCGCCGCCTGGGGGTGCTCGTCGACCATCTCGTGGAGGGCTCCAAGGAGAGCCGCATCGCCGCCCGGGTGACCTCGCCGCACGTCCTCGTCACCGGCCACCCGTTCATCGACGTCTGGGAGGCGGTGAAGCCGTCGGCGGTGGGAATTCCCGCGTGGCCGCGCGTGCCTCGCGGCGTACCCTGGAAGGAGGGTGTGCTCAGCGCACTCGGCTGGGGGGACGACGTGCGTGCCGGATGGGAACGGATCCTCGGATCGGTCACCAGCTTCACCGACCTCGAACCCGCTCTCCTCGGCCGGGTCGAGGAGCTCATCGACTTCGTCACCGTCCATCCCGACTGA